A window of Candidatus Dojkabacteria bacterium contains these coding sequences:
- a CDS encoding DUF3048 domain-containing protein: MKAKKINISDIHDDTPKGTQSAEMYSAATVSEHRDSTPKSKSKSKLPKIIEENRPLFTVIAISSVLILVSLFSIYQITRYLPKDPPQIIKHTKQYLAAQELVITTLPALDAPDVPRTETSPLNGKLLTTEELEEMMERRAVAVMVNNHLEARPQSNLQQADIVYETLAEGGITRLMPLYWSKTPDKVGPIRSARQYFIDWVREYDAIYLHDGCASADLGGDLRVDACGNLYRQRIKTLTTYGAWRDNSGGRVAPHNEYTSVEGAVERADELGWGGFPTTIPAWKFKRDSSLELRGDMTAFTATFLDRLGAHNGYRYDARWDYDRERNLFVRSTGGSVHEDQETDQPLTAKVVIVQTVDGIQSGDSKGHLIIDTTGEGDATIFQDGKAQAVRWRKNEETDRTKYYDNAGNEVELNRGLIWIMAIPDGWGGFDIIAQ, encoded by the coding sequence ATGAAAGCAAAGAAAATAAACATAAGCGACATACATGATGACACTCCAAAAGGCACGCAAAGCGCAGAAATGTACAGTGCCGCAACTGTTAGTGAGCACCGTGATAGCACTCCAAAATCGAAGTCAAAGAGCAAGCTACCAAAAATCATCGAGGAAAACCGTCCTTTATTTACAGTCATTGCCATAAGCTCGGTATTAATCCTGGTATCGTTATTCTCGATCTACCAGATCACCCGCTACTTACCGAAAGATCCACCACAGATAATTAAGCATACAAAGCAGTATTTAGCAGCCCAGGAGTTAGTAATTACAACCCTCCCTGCCCTCGACGCCCCGGATGTCCCGAGAACCGAGACAAGCCCTCTCAACGGCAAGCTGCTCACGACAGAAGAGCTCGAAGAGATGATGGAGCGACGGGCTGTTGCGGTTATGGTCAACAACCACTTAGAAGCGCGACCGCAATCAAACCTGCAGCAGGCAGACATAGTATATGAGACATTAGCTGAAGGCGGAATTACTCGACTTATGCCGCTTTACTGGAGCAAAACACCTGATAAAGTAGGCCCAATAAGAAGCGCACGTCAATACTTCATAGATTGGGTGCGCGAATATGATGCCATATACCTTCACGATGGATGCGCTTCAGCCGATCTAGGTGGCGATCTGCGAGTCGATGCTTGTGGCAACCTGTATAGACAAAGAATCAAAACATTGACCACATATGGAGCATGGCGAGACAACTCTGGAGGACGTGTAGCCCCACACAATGAATACACATCTGTCGAAGGGGCTGTAGAAAGAGCTGACGAGCTAGGATGGGGAGGATTTCCCACAACTATCCCCGCATGGAAATTTAAACGAGACTCGAGTCTAGAATTACGAGGGGATATGACTGCATTTACTGCGACATTTCTAGACAGGCTTGGTGCACATAATGGCTATAGGTACGATGCTAGATGGGACTACGACAGAGAGAGAAATCTGTTTGTAAGATCGACTGGTGGTTCGGTTCATGAGGATCAAGAGACAGATCAGCCATTGACAGCCAAAGTTGTGATCGTACAAACCGTGGATGGCATACAATCTGGCGATTCTAAAGGACATCTGATTATCGATACTACAGGTGAGGGAGATGCGACGATCTTCCAAGATGGAAAAGCACAGGCAGTCCGATGGAGGAAAAATGAAGAGACCGATAGAACAAAATATTATGACAACGCGGGAAATGAGGTGGAGCTTAACAGAGGGTTAATCTGGATCATGGCAATTCCTGACGGCTGGGGTGGTTTTGATATAATAGCACAATAA
- a CDS encoding helix-turn-helix transcriptional regulator, with amino-acid sequence MQIKVTNKIRELRFFANEMTQLELAEKAGVSRQTINAIEAGKYLPSLELAFKIAAALEKPISEVFICEIPTPDV; translated from the coding sequence GTGCAAATCAAAGTCACAAATAAAATTCGCGAGCTGAGGTTCTTTGCTAATGAGATGACTCAGCTCGAGCTTGCCGAGAAGGCAGGTGTATCAAGGCAGACTATCAACGCTATCGAGGCTGGAAAATATCTGCCATCTCTGGAGCTTGCCTTCAAGATTGCGGCTGCACTGGAGAAGCCGATAAGCGAGGTCTTTATCTGTGAAATTCCGACGCCCGATGTATAA
- a CDS encoding phosphatidylserine/phosphatidylglycerophosphate/cardiolipin synthase family protein yields MEFLTWLTDNIEGAQSCIHLNFMEVWLHEEILDPFYDALYRKKSENPLIPVTIAISRASAANPVAAVRFRELQSLGVNVIWTNEDLLTKYQGNNHRKLVVIDDKCAIGGVNLHDDLLNALDYMVVFNNAPALRETILNSIMNASASDTSSTPYDIFDLSDEHTDFKLILENGHADRKSEIIEQAIGLINDAKESVLICGQWLPDDRVLFAVINAAKRGVKIELFANSYVTVGGKLYSFAAWFNQFTVKSWLRGVNIDFTDPDSPVKVTILPKRIHSKLLIVDESSMILGSDNFVRSGAMFQTRESSILVRSAKLVGAILKRFRLDIERSTAP; encoded by the coding sequence TTGGAATTTCTCACCTGGCTTACAGATAATATCGAGGGCGCGCAATCGTGCATCCACCTCAATTTTATGGAGGTATGGCTGCATGAGGAGATACTCGATCCTTTCTATGATGCGCTTTATAGAAAGAAGAGCGAAAACCCACTGATACCGGTTACTATTGCGATATCAAGAGCCTCAGCAGCCAATCCAGTCGCAGCAGTTAGATTCCGAGAGCTCCAGAGTCTTGGAGTAAATGTCATATGGACAAATGAAGATCTGCTTACGAAATACCAAGGTAATAACCACCGAAAGCTGGTTGTAATTGACGATAAGTGTGCGATAGGTGGAGTAAATCTGCACGATGATTTACTGAATGCGTTAGATTATATGGTGGTATTTAATAATGCCCCAGCTCTAAGAGAAACTATTCTGAATAGCATTATGAATGCCTCAGCCTCCGATACAAGCTCTACACCATACGACATTTTCGATCTGTCGGACGAACACACAGACTTCAAGCTTATACTTGAAAATGGTCACGCTGACAGGAAATCTGAAATCATAGAGCAAGCGATCGGACTTATTAATGATGCTAAGGAAAGCGTACTGATCTGTGGACAGTGGCTTCCCGATGATCGAGTGCTATTTGCGGTTATAAATGCAGCAAAACGAGGAGTTAAGATTGAGCTCTTCGCCAATTCATATGTTACTGTCGGTGGGAAACTGTATAGCTTCGCGGCCTGGTTCAATCAATTTACTGTCAAGAGCTGGCTTCGTGGAGTAAATATTGATTTTACAGACCCAGATAGTCCGGTGAAAGTGACAATCCTCCCCAAAAGAATTCACTCAAAGCTATTAATCGTTGATGAGAGCAGCATGATATTAGGCTCAGATAACTTCGTGCGAAGTGGGGCGATGTTCCAGACAAGAGAATCATCTATTCTTGTAAGGTCGGCAAAGCTAGTGGGGGCAATCCTAAAACGATTCAGACTAGATATAGAAAGATCAACAGCTCCTTGA
- a CDS encoding sigma-70 family RNA polymerase sigma factor codes for MEYSDSQLVEMALRNRENFRLIYDKYFASVYKYSVYAIFDPANVDDVVSETFIKVYKNLRKFDPKKATLKTWIFNITRNTSTDWNRKRKWQFRRFMAVDHEIPDRSIDLELGELMDEEYIMLRDAVRNLPENERIVIECRFFDNFAVSEIAQVTGLTEKGVYSAIYRGLKKIKSGLKE; via the coding sequence ATGGAATATTCAGACTCCCAGCTTGTTGAGATGGCGCTACGAAACAGAGAAAATTTTCGCCTGATATACGACAAATACTTCGCTAGCGTCTACAAGTATAGTGTGTATGCAATATTTGATCCGGCGAATGTAGATGATGTAGTCTCAGAGACATTCATCAAAGTCTATAAGAATCTTAGGAAATTTGATCCAAAGAAAGCAACGCTCAAAACATGGATTTTTAACATCACACGCAATACATCGACAGATTGGAATCGAAAAAGAAAATGGCAGTTCAGGAGATTCATGGCTGTTGACCATGAGATCCCTGACAGATCTATCGATTTGGAGCTCGGAGAGCTAATGGATGAAGAGTATATTATGTTGAGAGATGCTGTCCGAAATCTGCCAGAGAATGAGCGAATAGTTATTGAATGTAGATTTTTTGACAATTTTGCAGTTTCCGAGATAGCTCAGGTTACTGGCTTAACAGAGAAGGGGGTATATTCAGCGATTTACCGAGGGTTGAAGAAAATAAAGAGTGGGCTGAAGGAGTAG
- a CDS encoding phospholipase D-like domain-containing protein: MKSINKPALTIPTYLYAGIRFGVASIFAVVLLYVLVEGRIFTGLRGLIPDEQLFLKLLFGIIFLLLAFGAMGLVIGVVGGDSLNDLNKRLRGQDTGMKLGLVMALTNAISAFPLLILFLTFGYYNEVFTPIRLGFIFALLGGVYGLIFSILFILFHSRQVKKMRFFLNATGGFLLAGGLAGVLLWAATMAAYRESMQLAEAALVAAALFVFYTIGGIFLSRGAMVSEKENTPIIRPLYSKIALGVLITVVLLITVLNLAKVSTFLIIKDAHLSETLQIDTKFAAWQFDVEPLATRSEPGLPTVMNVECIDGAIFINGEESDYSSCLSTPQYDEEAGGVHIVWISQDVEGTNFTEGTDIIYEATFNGTWSDQMVVYAADEISELKLTYSDGLWLSWVEEGTTSWAFQPVYACDSGNLSRLDKVLYNAITEKNFYTIDSFIPYCGNSYNSIVYLPNPVSRDSKQQISLNGSYDEMAKLTREAKYEVLFTTMEWVADDEGLSPGAVYAAAIADLYNSVKENPEQYPKGMDVKILLGNYPEVNNREWGQQIFNVLEDLHNAGLYTFSDPEIGWNLEVANFDGTWPHGHTKFIVVDGKEVIASGFNYSYLHLAINHPSLKGLGMADMGLHMTGPVAQNAMVVYDDLWDGSSQIDCPHYREELPIYWEYTCDFAPAEVRHIEEVKRFAVTEDDETSFSLFRNKEYKEADHAVAAALGAAEESVDIFHVNFSLEVICDVGIVLKDFCDFDNALPWMESLVESIDEEDVKVRIIVEKSAMNGMENKIGLKAFYDELKRRGVEDNVEIKFYSGKMHAKSTLIDDELLIIGSQNMHYSAWGKSGLTEYSLSTSNDEAIKDYQETFEEYWDEGIPAEELMELE, translated from the coding sequence TTGAAATCCATTAACAAACCAGCCTTAACCATACCTACATATCTGTATGCCGGCATTCGTTTCGGCGTCGCATCAATATTTGCGGTTGTATTGCTCTATGTTTTGGTCGAGGGTCGAATATTCACCGGGTTGCGAGGCCTAATCCCAGATGAGCAGCTATTTCTGAAGCTTCTGTTTGGGATAATCTTCTTACTGCTTGCGTTTGGAGCGATGGGCTTGGTGATCGGAGTAGTTGGCGGCGATTCATTGAACGACCTGAATAAAAGGCTGCGTGGTCAGGATACTGGAATGAAGCTTGGGCTCGTTATGGCTCTCACAAATGCAATTTCTGCTTTCCCACTCCTAATACTATTCCTTACATTCGGCTACTACAACGAGGTCTTTACCCCTATCCGATTGGGCTTTATCTTTGCTCTACTGGGTGGCGTGTATGGGCTGATTTTTTCGATCCTGTTTATACTATTCCACTCAAGACAGGTGAAAAAGATGCGCTTCTTCTTGAATGCAACCGGTGGGTTCCTGCTCGCGGGCGGACTGGCTGGAGTGTTGCTCTGGGCGGCAACCATGGCAGCATATCGAGAGTCGATGCAACTTGCAGAGGCAGCCTTGGTCGCGGCAGCACTTTTTGTATTCTATACAATAGGTGGAATTTTTCTCTCACGCGGCGCGATGGTCTCTGAGAAAGAAAATACACCAATCATCCGCCCCCTCTATAGCAAGATAGCACTTGGGGTATTGATTACTGTTGTGCTACTTATCACGGTGCTAAACCTGGCAAAAGTCTCAACATTCTTGATAATTAAGGATGCACATCTATCTGAGACTCTTCAGATTGATACAAAATTTGCTGCTTGGCAATTTGATGTCGAACCGCTGGCGACTAGAAGCGAGCCTGGTTTACCAACAGTGATGAATGTTGAATGCATAGATGGTGCTATATTTATCAATGGAGAAGAGAGCGATTACTCAAGCTGTCTTTCGACACCACAGTACGATGAAGAGGCTGGTGGAGTTCACATAGTTTGGATTTCACAAGATGTAGAAGGTACCAATTTCACAGAAGGGACAGATATTATTTATGAAGCGACCTTCAACGGCACCTGGAGTGACCAGATGGTGGTGTACGCGGCTGATGAGATCTCGGAGCTAAAACTCACATACTCAGATGGGCTCTGGCTTAGTTGGGTTGAAGAAGGCACCACTTCATGGGCTTTCCAGCCTGTCTATGCCTGTGATAGTGGAAATCTCTCGCGACTTGATAAGGTGCTTTACAATGCCATCACCGAAAAGAATTTCTATACAATTGACTCGTTCATTCCGTACTGTGGCAACAGCTACAATTCTATTGTTTATCTCCCAAACCCTGTATCACGAGATAGCAAGCAGCAGATCTCGCTCAACGGTAGCTATGACGAGATGGCAAAATTAACCAGAGAGGCAAAGTATGAAGTTCTCTTTACAACAATGGAATGGGTAGCCGACGATGAAGGGCTTAGCCCCGGAGCTGTATATGCCGCTGCCATAGCCGACCTTTACAATAGTGTGAAAGAGAATCCTGAGCAGTACCCGAAAGGGATGGATGTGAAGATCTTGCTCGGCAACTATCCAGAAGTAAACAATCGGGAGTGGGGTCAACAGATATTTAATGTATTGGAAGACCTGCATAATGCCGGTCTGTACACATTTAGCGATCCTGAGATCGGATGGAATCTTGAGGTAGCCAACTTTGATGGTACCTGGCCACACGGACACACCAAGTTTATCGTAGTCGACGGCAAAGAGGTGATCGCATCTGGCTTCAACTACAGCTACCTGCACCTAGCCATCAATCATCCATCACTCAAAGGACTAGGGATGGCAGACATGGGTCTCCACATGACCGGACCGGTTGCCCAAAATGCTATGGTTGTATATGACGACCTATGGGACGGCTCCTCTCAGATCGATTGCCCGCATTACAGAGAAGAGCTACCTATCTATTGGGAGTACACATGCGACTTCGCTCCTGCGGAGGTGAGACACATCGAGGAGGTGAAGCGATTTGCTGTAACAGAAGATGATGAAACCTCTTTCTCACTATTCAGAAATAAAGAGTATAAAGAGGCAGACCATGCTGTGGCTGCCGCATTAGGTGCTGCTGAAGAGAGCGTTGATATTTTCCATGTAAATTTCTCCCTTGAGGTTATCTGCGACGTTGGGATAGTGCTAAAAGATTTCTGTGATTTCGATAATGCCCTGCCATGGATGGAATCATTGGTCGAGTCCATTGATGAGGAAGATGTGAAGGTGAGAATAATAGTCGAAAAGAGTGCGATGAACGGGATGGAGAACAAGATTGGATTAAAAGCATTTTACGATGAGCTGAAGCGTCGAGGTGTTGAGGACAATGTGGAGATCAAATTTTATAGTGGGAAGATGCATGCGAAGTCTACCCTTATCGACGATGAATTGTTGATAATCGGCAGTCAAAATATGCACTACAGTGCATGGGGCAAGAGTGGGTTGACTGAGTATTCTTTGAGCACATCAAATGATGAGGCGATCAAAGATTATCAGGAGACATTCGAGGAGTATTGGGATGAGGGGATTCCAGCGGAGGAGCTGATGGAATTGGAGTAA
- a CDS encoding DUF4203 domain-containing protein → MTLWSIFLGILLVFGGVFYAYFGIRVFKLFLPILALFAGIQMGMYLGDEAGFGSVFQFILAAVLGLGLALACFFIWKAAVVIAFLILGYSIAIFLLSLLGWNTPVLFMVLAIASAVVFGAFAIMGNLWNYLVVVVTAFQGAALAVLGVLAIFDKDFLVYLPHLIPRDIFSDMNPIVTILLVVALAVIAMTGMLFQVQANPEFERMEY, encoded by the coding sequence ATGACCTTGTGGAGTATTTTTCTAGGCATTCTCCTCGTCTTCGGAGGGGTGTTTTATGCCTACTTCGGGATAAGAGTATTTAAGCTCTTTCTCCCTATACTTGCCCTTTTTGCCGGAATCCAGATGGGTATGTATCTGGGTGATGAAGCCGGATTCGGGTCGGTATTTCAGTTTATCTTGGCAGCTGTTCTAGGATTGGGGCTCGCGCTCGCCTGTTTCTTCATATGGAAGGCAGCAGTTGTAATCGCATTCCTGATCTTGGGCTACTCGATAGCTATATTCCTCCTTAGCTTGCTCGGGTGGAACACACCTGTGTTATTTATGGTGTTAGCAATTGCATCAGCCGTAGTATTCGGCGCTTTTGCGATCATGGGAAATCTATGGAACTATCTAGTCGTTGTGGTGACGGCATTTCAAGGAGCGGCGTTGGCTGTGCTTGGAGTATTGGCAATCTTTGACAAGGATTTCTTGGTTTATCTACCACACCTCATCCCGAGGGATATTTTCAGCGATATGAACCCTATTGTTACGATCTTGTTAGTCGTGGCACTCGCGGTTATTGCGATGACTGGGATGCTATTCCAGGTTCAGGCAAACCCTGAGTTTGAGAGAATGGAATATTAA
- a CDS encoding ferric reductase-like transmembrane domain-containing protein: MKKPFYRNTLLAKCLVIFIASFPAIVFLITQPWIWEVKSAYVYVGNIGKLFGLMGIGFFATNLLLSGRYRFMDTIFDGLDKLYLFHRKVGETAFLLLSAHVLFITSRNIFISQQFYLSELMNLSDIPQNIGKLTYTGLLIIIGLTLFWKGKYEIVKTVHKFLGFLLFFGGLHAFTMKTDVYTNPYLQFTVFTLVTVALISYIFRTLLERFFVKKYKGEVVAVDPVGQTVNQVSVKLNGKKFDHMPGQFSWIRFVGSNLPDEKHPFTISSGNNEELLRYSIKQSGDFTGEVGGLNVGSQIVVEGPYGGFTNFYDSGNQVWVAGGIGITPFMSMIRSIDQAGGDFLGKIKLLFTYRGEEDKVFIDELSGYANKYDWFEVVLCDTEERERLKIEEIYLDSNRNYYICGPSKMIKGIARELKAKGVKQSNIHYELFILYR; this comes from the coding sequence ATGAAGAAACCGTTCTATCGCAACACACTGCTAGCCAAATGTCTTGTAATATTTATTGCCTCATTCCCTGCAATTGTATTTCTGATAACCCAGCCCTGGATCTGGGAGGTGAAATCGGCATACGTGTATGTTGGAAATATTGGCAAACTGTTTGGACTTATGGGTATCGGATTTTTTGCGACGAATTTATTGCTTTCAGGCAGATATAGGTTTATGGATACAATTTTTGATGGCTTAGATAAGCTGTATCTTTTCCATCGAAAGGTCGGAGAAACAGCTTTTCTGCTGCTTTCGGCGCATGTACTTTTCATAACCAGCCGCAATATCTTTATTTCTCAGCAATTTTATCTTTCCGAGCTTATGAATCTCTCCGATATTCCTCAAAATATCGGGAAGCTTACTTATACAGGCTTATTAATAATCATTGGCCTCACACTTTTCTGGAAAGGCAAGTATGAAATCGTGAAAACCGTTCATAAGTTCTTGGGTTTTTTGCTCTTCTTCGGAGGACTTCATGCATTTACAATGAAAACCGATGTTTATACTAACCCTTACCTGCAATTTACTGTATTTACACTGGTAACAGTTGCATTGATAAGCTATATATTCAGGACTCTCTTAGAGCGCTTCTTCGTCAAGAAGTATAAAGGCGAGGTAGTGGCAGTAGATCCTGTTGGGCAGACGGTTAATCAGGTCTCGGTTAAATTGAATGGCAAGAAATTTGACCATATGCCAGGCCAATTCTCCTGGATTCGGTTTGTTGGCTCGAATCTGCCCGATGAGAAGCATCCATTTACTATCTCTTCGGGGAATAATGAAGAGCTGCTCAGATACTCGATCAAGCAATCTGGAGACTTCACTGGTGAGGTTGGAGGGCTCAATGTAGGCTCGCAGATAGTCGTAGAAGGGCCTTACGGTGGGTTTACCAATTTCTATGATAGTGGTAATCAGGTGTGGGTGGCTGGTGGCATTGGGATCACGCCATTTATGAGCATGATTCGGAGTATTGATCAGGCAGGTGGAGATTTCCTAGGGAAGATTAAGCTGTTGTTCACCTACCGAGGTGAGGAAGATAAGGTCTTTATCGACGAGCTGTCCGGGTATGCAAATAAATATGACTGGTTTGAGGTAGTTCTCTGCGACACTGAAGAGCGTGAGCGTCTTAAGATAGAGGAGATTTATCTTGATTCAAACCGCAACTATTACATATGCGGCCCCTCTAAGATGATCAAAGGGATCGCCCGAGAGCTGAAGGCGAAAGGTGTAAAGCAATCCAACATTCATTATGAGCTGTTCATTCTGTATCGGTAG
- a CDS encoding type II secretion system protein yields MVSAKKYEGFTLIEILVVVGLIAILAAITFIAINPGKNFADTRNTTRQSDATAILNAVTQYTSEEGNQLSDLGTIPLCTATPSPIGDGTGNVDLAATLVDEYIVGIPVDPQTGDDADTGYTICQTTGGRVQIDAPDAENGKVISVKR; encoded by the coding sequence ATGGTTTCAGCAAAGAAATATGAAGGTTTCACATTGATTGAAATCCTCGTAGTCGTAGGTCTTATCGCGATCTTGGCAGCGATCACATTCATCGCTATCAACCCTGGTAAGAACTTCGCAGATACACGAAATACGACAAGGCAGTCTGATGCCACAGCAATCCTAAACGCTGTAACTCAGTATACATCTGAGGAAGGTAATCAGCTTTCTGACCTTGGTACAATTCCTCTTTGTACTGCAACACCTTCACCTATTGGAGATGGTACCGGTAACGTAGACCTCGCAGCTACATTGGTTGATGAGTACATCGTAGGTATTCCTGTAGACCCACAGACAGGTGATGATGCAGATACTGGTTACACAATCTGCCAGACAACTGGTGGTCGTGTACAGATCGATGCTCCTGATGCTGAGAACGGAAAAGTAATCAGCGTAAAGAGATAA
- a CDS encoding GspE/PulE family protein: MANTDQSQTQPAQTAVPQPQTDPAATQADQVVDQSAVATSVVPEPSAATLPSTDTSEEEAVISAEVAAQPVAELSAPAEPIAIAADPAPDQAAAPAASTPPAPTPEPQPTDEPAATTTDTAAQATQATPASGQAPMPPSDNRKYDEVIDHLVDTDGGLDVGTLLEQIVKKALEEKSSDIHIEPREDDVVVRFRVDGLLREVMTIDKKLEQALVFKIKVASRLRTDEHFAPQDGKIRFLFEDLKVDTRVSILPTTKGEKVVFRLLTQQGKAFGLEDLGVVGRDLELVQKSFTKPYGMIIAAGPTGSGKTTTLYSILKILNDPEINITTIEDPVEYDIDGINHVQVNSKANMTFATGLRSLLRQDPDVLMIGEIRDGETARIAINSAMTGHLVLSTIHTNDAITTVPRLVDMGIEPYLVASTINVVIAQRLARKLCESCRAQTTMSPEEHAELAKIRPDIAALIKPGEPHFKAGSCAACGGVGYKGRIGLYEILEMNKPVRDQVNSGASADEIFKTARESGLTLIVEDGIKKVKLGIISIDELQRVTAIREE; encoded by the coding sequence ATGGCTAATACCGATCAGAGCCAAACACAACCTGCCCAAACGGCTGTTCCTCAGCCGCAAACCGATCCAGCAGCTACTCAAGCCGATCAAGTCGTTGATCAAAGCGCAGTTGCTACTTCAGTCGTTCCAGAGCCCTCAGCTGCTACATTGCCATCGACCGATACGAGCGAAGAAGAAGCCGTTATCAGTGCCGAAGTAGCTGCACAGCCAGTGGCCGAACTCTCAGCGCCTGCAGAACCGATCGCTATAGCAGCAGATCCAGCCCCGGATCAGGCGGCAGCACCTGCGGCATCAACTCCTCCAGCCCCGACACCAGAGCCACAGCCAACTGATGAGCCTGCGGCAACGACAACCGATACAGCAGCCCAAGCTACTCAAGCCACTCCTGCATCTGGACAAGCCCCAATGCCACCAAGCGACAATCGTAAGTATGACGAAGTTATCGATCACCTCGTCGATACAGATGGTGGATTAGATGTAGGAACGCTCTTAGAGCAGATCGTTAAGAAAGCTCTCGAAGAAAAATCATCGGACATCCATATCGAGCCGCGTGAAGATGATGTTGTAGTTCGATTCCGCGTTGATGGTCTGCTTAGAGAGGTAATGACGATTGATAAAAAGCTAGAGCAGGCATTGGTGTTCAAGATTAAAGTGGCATCGAGGCTGAGAACCGACGAGCATTTCGCACCTCAAGACGGTAAGATCCGCTTCCTTTTTGAGGATCTGAAGGTCGACACCCGTGTATCTATTCTTCCTACAACAAAAGGCGAGAAGGTTGTGTTTCGTCTGCTTACCCAGCAAGGGAAGGCGTTCGGACTTGAGGATCTTGGCGTCGTTGGCCGGGATCTTGAGCTGGTTCAGAAAAGCTTTACCAAGCCTTACGGCATGATCATCGCGGCTGGGCCTACCGGATCAGGCAAGACGACCACACTGTATAGCATCTTGAAGATCCTCAACGATCCGGAGATCAATATCACAACGATTGAAGATCCGGTTGAGTATGACATCGATGGAATCAACCATGTGCAGGTCAACAGCAAGGCAAATATGACTTTCGCCACGGGATTGAGGTCTCTCCTGAGGCAAGACCCTGATGTGCTTATGATCGGTGAGATCCGTGACGGTGAGACAGCCCGTATTGCGATAAACTCAGCTATGACAGGTCACTTAGTGCTCTCTACGATTCACACCAATGACGCTATCACCACAGTACCGCGTCTGGTGGATATGGGAATTGAGCCATATCTGGTGGCATCAACAATAAATGTTGTGATTGCGCAAAGGTTGGCTCGTAAGTTGTGCGAATCATGTAGAGCGCAGACAACTATGTCTCCAGAAGAGCATGCCGAGTTGGCCAAGATCCGACCCGATATTGCCGCATTGATAAAGCCCGGTGAGCCTCATTTCAAGGCGGGGTCGTGCGCTGCGTGCGGTGGAGTAGGCTATAAAGGCCGTATCGGTCTGTACGAAATATTGGAAATGAATAAGCCAGTGCGTGACCAGGTGAACAGCGGCGCGTCGGCCGATGAGATATTCAAAACCGCGAGAGAATCAGGCTTGACGTTGATTGTAGAAGATGGGATAAAGAAGGTGAAACTCGGGATTATTAGCATTGATGAGTTGCAACGTGTGACCGCAATACGAGAGGAGTAG